One Burkholderia sp. 9120 DNA window includes the following coding sequences:
- a CDS encoding SMP-30/gluconolactonase/LRE family protein, giving the protein MTASPRTQPAALLLDTQCTLGEGATWCASTGRFYWTDIEGACLWRYDPSDGDTTQWRMPERLATFALCADPRYLLLGLATHLAFFDLTTGKTRRIVDVEPGMNTRVNDGRCDRQGRFVFGTKDEGSPLQAVGGFYRLNHDLSLERLPLPAPAISNSIAFSPDGATMYYCDSPTREIRACDYHADGSVANDRLFTTLTDATGEPDGSTVDRDGGLWNAQWGGRRVVRYGPDGVETERVDVPTAQPSCVALGGASQGTTDGRAQLDTLYVTSARIGLDAAALANDAGAGGVFVARVERAGLPEAVFQGAPA; this is encoded by the coding sequence GTGACGGCGAGTCCGCGCACGCAGCCGGCCGCGCTGCTGCTCGATACGCAATGCACGCTCGGCGAAGGCGCGACGTGGTGCGCGAGCACCGGCCGCTTTTACTGGACGGATATCGAAGGCGCCTGTTTGTGGCGCTACGACCCGAGCGACGGCGACACGACGCAATGGCGCATGCCGGAGCGGCTCGCCACGTTCGCGCTGTGCGCGGACCCGCGCTATCTGCTGCTGGGTCTGGCCACGCATCTGGCGTTTTTCGATCTGACGACGGGCAAGACGCGCCGAATCGTCGACGTCGAACCCGGCATGAACACGCGCGTGAACGACGGTCGCTGCGACCGCCAGGGGCGCTTCGTGTTCGGCACGAAAGACGAAGGCTCGCCGTTGCAGGCGGTGGGCGGGTTTTATCGGTTGAATCACGATCTGTCGCTGGAGCGCTTGCCGTTGCCGGCGCCAGCTATTTCGAACAGCATCGCGTTCAGTCCCGACGGCGCCACGATGTACTACTGCGATTCGCCGACGCGTGAAATTCGCGCCTGCGACTATCACGCCGACGGCAGCGTCGCGAACGACCGTCTGTTCACCACGCTGACCGACGCCACCGGCGAACCCGACGGCTCGACCGTTGACCGCGACGGCGGATTGTGGAACGCGCAGTGGGGCGGCCGGCGCGTGGTGCGTTACGGCCCCGACGGCGTGGAAACGGAGCGCGTCGACGTGCCGACCGCGCAGCCCAGTTGCGTCGCGTTGGGCGGCGCGTCGCAGGGAACGACCGACGGGCGCGCGCAGCTCGACACGCTTTACGTCACCAGCGCGCGCATCGGTCTCGATGCTGCGGCGCTCGCGAACGACGCAGGCGCGGGTGGCGTGTTCGTCGCGCGTGTCGAAAGGGCGGGTTTGCCGGAAGCGGTGTTCCAAGGTGCGCCCGCATAG
- a CDS encoding SDR family oxidoreductase: protein MSSPANANARLADTAFARYPSLVDRTVLITGGATGIGASFVEHFAAQGARVAFFDIDASAGEALADELGDSKHKPLFLPCDLTDVDALQKAIADVKAALGPIQVLVNNAANDKRHQIGEVTREFFDAGIAVNIRHQFFAAQAVMEDMKAANSGSIINLGSISWMLKNGGYPVYVMSKSAVQGLTRGLARDLGHFNIRVNTLVPGWVMTEKQKRLWLDDAGRRSIKEGQCIDAELEPADLARMALFLAADDSKMITAQDLIVDGGWA from the coding sequence ATGTCGTCTCCGGCCAATGCAAACGCCCGTCTCGCGGACACCGCGTTCGCGCGCTATCCGAGTCTCGTCGACCGTACGGTGTTGATCACGGGCGGCGCGACCGGCATCGGCGCATCGTTCGTCGAGCATTTCGCGGCGCAGGGCGCCCGCGTCGCGTTCTTCGATATCGACGCGAGCGCCGGCGAGGCGCTCGCCGACGAACTCGGCGATTCGAAACACAAACCGCTGTTCCTGCCCTGCGATCTGACCGACGTCGACGCGCTGCAAAAAGCGATCGCCGACGTCAAAGCCGCGCTCGGCCCGATCCAGGTGCTGGTGAACAACGCGGCGAACGACAAACGCCACCAGATCGGCGAAGTCACACGCGAGTTTTTCGACGCGGGTATCGCGGTGAATATCCGTCACCAGTTCTTCGCGGCGCAGGCGGTGATGGAAGACATGAAGGCCGCCAACAGCGGCTCGATCATCAATCTCGGCTCGATTAGCTGGATGCTGAAGAACGGCGGGTATCCGGTCTACGTGATGTCGAAATCGGCGGTGCAGGGTTTGACACGCGGCCTCGCGCGCGACCTTGGGCACTTCAATATTCGCGTGAATACGCTGGTGCCGGGCTGGGTCATGACGGAGAAGCAGAAGCGCCTGTGGCTCGACGACGCGGGCCGTCGTTCGATCAAGGAAGGCCAGTGCATTGACGCGGAACTGGAACCGGCCGATCTGGCGCGCATGGCGCTTTTCCTCGCCGCCGACGACAGCAAAATGATCACCGCACAAGACCTCATCGTGGACGGAGGCTGGGCGTGA